In Oncorhynchus masou masou isolate Uvic2021 chromosome 31, UVic_Omas_1.1, whole genome shotgun sequence, the sequence taaggttagtatcacacctcatgtagcctagcccatagacctatatgttttaataaggttagtatcacacctcatgtagcctagcccataggcctatatgttttaataaggtcactatcacacctcatgtagcctagcccatagacctatatgttttaataaggttagtatcacacctcatgtagcctagcccataggcctatatgttttaataaggtcagtatcacacctcatgtagcctagcccatagacctatatgttttaataaggtcagtatcacacctcatgtagcctagcccatagacctatatgttttaataaggtcagtatcacacctcatgtagcctagcccataggcctatatgttttaataaggttagtatcacacctcatgtagactagcccatagacctatatgctttaataaggtcagtatcccacctcatgtagactagcccataggcctatatgattTGATATGGTTTGTcccacaactaaagtggccaaataacttcttaaaatgaagcacattaatccgctaTATAACCGGTGTAAAGCCTAACTTGCATACATAGGCTGTgcatgagtttcaagtttggggaagataattctcaccataaaaatgcacctttaaaATAAAGCATTACATGCGTAATCACATTTGCAGTCACTTTCAATAAGAGTTTTTCCCCTCTAATTGATTGTGTTTGGAACATTCTCGCTTGTAGCCTACTGTGCGCATGTGAAAAAATATcctaatagtttatcaaaatGTTAAGATAAACAATCATCCTCATtgctttaaatgtttttttttatgcaagttgtattaatttgggatctatcacatCCCACTAATGTCCCAGaccatgtttggaatatttatttatgGCACTGAAGGACAAGTTGACCAAAAGAATAggactgtcacattctgacctttattcctttcttttgtctttatttagtatggtcatggcgtgagttggggtgggcagtctatgttagtttttctatttctgtgtttggcctgatatggttctcaatcaaaggcagctgtctatcgttgtccctgattgagaaccatatttaggtagcctgttttcctttgtcttttgtgggtggttattttcagtctttgtgtgtctgcaccagatagaactgtttcggttgtcacTTTGTCGTTTTGTATTTTTGAAATGCTTAAGTTTCttattaaaaagatgaacactaaccacgctgcgctttggtcctctccttcttccaccgaTGACAGCCATTACAAGGACAAcatttgtactatgggggatagtataTTGATACAGGCTAGTGTTTTGGCTGTTCGTTACTCCGCTTGTTGGCTGATAAAAGTAGGATACGTGTGGACAGTTCTAACAacttcaatatgcacctcagaATTCAATAAGAGTGACGCAAGCATTTGCATCCCTGATGTGTCGGTCTTCATTCACTTGTAGCCTACTTCTTAGCTGAAATGCCTGTGTAAAGGACCCAATCACGGGATGGGCATTGGCTACATCTGAGAGAACCATGTGAGTAAGAGGTGCTTTGAAGCTTTgcccgcaaaaggcatggatttttatAGGGGGCATTACAGTCACACAGGGGGAATGCTGCCTGTAAATTCGAGGCCTGGTGAGAATATCAAGttcttgtcaaattgtgaatgagagactgatgaagtgtgggCAGCttgtgacttttttcaaatcatcattagagtcccatcatgcagccttagaatgtattaaacaTCAAAACATATACCCCaatgtttgtatcacaactaaagttgcataaatatctctaaatgaagcatataggaggaccagtttctttgttttCAACACAGAATAACTGCTTGTGCGCACTTCCTTTgaaatcatttggagaaaatatcctttctattttattctaagcaaatcttgtctgctaaatgagctagtgtagcccacagccatatggcatattcagatcagggcctaacataaggacaactcagagtatgctattattttcttctgaaatagactacattttcttcatatcatgtttatTTAGACCTGTATAAAATAAAAGatgtatttattgtgatggtgtaggctatattaaatcgATATTCTtagacttttaaaaatgtatatgttccaaaggtctgcatcagtggcttgtaggctatttGTGGAAGCCATGAGATGCTAAATATGTTTATTCTAATTAACGGTAAATTACTGTGAGACAGGcggttatttgcttgacaatcaccgccACAGCCCTAAACAAGACTGCCACTATAGGCTCTTCTCAATGTGAGTGAGCCTAAAGACAGATTCACAAATTATGTTGATGCCATAGCAGGTCAACTCTCCCCCATGTTAGCGAGTGTGTCCCTCACCTTGCTGATGACGGTGTAGAAGTCGTGGTCCGGATCCATAGTGGGAGGAGGGATATCGAAGCTCCGCCTCCAGATCTTCACCTGAGCCTCTCCGTGCTTGGCGGCAGTCTCCGACTTGTTTAATCCCGTCAGGCCACCGTAGTGGCGCTCGTTGAGGCGCCAGGTCCGGTGGACGGGAAGCCACATCTGGTCAATGCTGTCCAGACACAGCCACAAAGTGCGGATGGCCCTCTTTAGGACTGAAGTGTAGCACACGTCAAACTCATAGCCAGCATCTGAGGAAGAGAAAGGATGTATTCAGTGTTTGATTCAGGTTGATTTTGGTGGGTGGTTGGACTGCTATGTAAGCAACATCTTTggtcaaattcaaatcaaatcatcagGGTTACTCGAAGCCTAAGTTTTGGCCCACATATGTCTAAACTTGAGTCAGAAAGCCATATATTTCCCTAACCAACACACTGAGTAAGTTTGATTTCATTAATTGCATGAAGCAGCACGTCATGTTCACATCACATCATGTTCACATTGGAAGAGCTGTGACATCAAAAGCAGTGGATGCAGGATCTCCGTTGCTCCTTCGTCCATAGTAAAAGGGGGCTGAACTAATAGGCCCACCATAGATAGCAATACCACAGAACAAGTAATGGGTTAGTTATAAAAGTCACACCCAAGTCATTTCCTAGTTCAAGTCTAGGCCGAAAATATAAGATTATCATCTTCAACCTAGACTTGAACCAGGAAGTAGCTGGGACTTTCATAGGGTGTGGAAACAAGGGGTACAGTCACAACCATGGTAAAGTTGATTTGACATAGTCGCTGGACATTTggacatttacgtcatttagcagacgctcttatccagagcgacttacaaattatcaAACCTCAATAGCTTGTAAACGGTTTGAGCTCCAGACCTCAAGTTAGGCTCTTTATGAAGGACAAAAGGTGTACAACATTGCACGTCTAGCTTCCAGATTTCAACCAGAGCATCACAATATCATGTCAAAGTTGTAGGCAGGCTGCCACAAGGTCTATGCAACTAGTTAGGGACCATCAAAAAGTGCATTATCACAATATTCAAATTCTGGACACATCACCTAGAAACTTCAAACTGTTCAGAAGGGATGGACACATTCTGCACATCCTTTGTCCTCCTCACAAAATGAttttaatataaaaaaatatataaaaaaacagaTGGTATCTAACCACATTTTCACAATCTCGCAAGATGAAagaatcatatttctccactcccgTCCCAGAGTCTAAATTTTGCACATAaatttactgcaagaaatgcttaaattctgcaggagttaatattaaggctatgtgagttgttatagacctacagtcagtgtccagatttcagtttacatttaacccatctgaacattAGACTATAGTTCCCTTGACTTGCCATACGCCTATTTAAAGTCCCCATCTTGTGCCTGTCAATATTTGTATTGCCCCTCACAATCACACATACCTGGCACTTTTCTGCCGGTTCCCAAAAGCATGTTAATTGGTGTGTAGGCTATTTGGCGTGAGTGTACAGTTAAGCCCTAAAGTTTAGGTTTATGCTCTAATGCCAGAAAGGTTATTATTTCAGGCTAAATGTAGCCCATAAATAACAATAATTATACAGTTataggtttttattttattattttaggctagatttatttttttaaattatgtttttaactaggcaagtcaggtaaaaTCAAATTATTTACAATGTGTAGCCTATAAATAacaataattatacatttatggGTTTTTATTTCATTATTTTAGGCTACATGTATATTTATTGTTATTTATAGGCTACATGTATGGATTTGTAAGGTGTTTTATCTTTATTCAACCCGCAAGCCACCCACCTGCCCCTCATCTATCCATAAACGGATAGGCTACGACGGGGACTACGGGTTGAGAGACAACCCGCGCATCACTAATGCATAGTAATGTTCAGACCGAGCATCAAGATTTTAATAAAACTCCCCCTACAGAAGACGCCTTGGTCCAATGACTCGTGTGTAGCGTAATGGAACGGAGTGTCACACTCAAGGGATCGCATAGGATGTGCAGCAGACTGCCAACATCGTTGCTGTGAGATTATTAAAAACTCGGTCGAAATCGGGAGAAAAAAAACGAAACCCTTTTTTCCTCCATAAAGAGCCTACCAGCCTTAGGTCTGTAGCGCAAACCGTTCACGAGCAATTGAGGTTTGAAGGTCCGGCGAATATCGAACAATCAAACCAACTTTACCACACCTCCATCCTATGTCAAAATCGATGAGGTCGTCACGTGACATTGCTGGTATTGGTAACAAGTGTTTCAACAACTACAATGTTTATAGTGAATAGACATCAAATAAGATAGTTGATCTTCCTTCAGGCAGCAAAATGGCCAACTGGACTGGCACTACAGGCTTCCAAAATACTGTAGGGCTGGCAGTTGCGACCGATATTTCAAACAGATTATGAAAATGTACAATCAATGTCAGTGTCTTCAGTGAGGAAACATTTTGTGTCTGATATAAAGTGAGTAGCTAGctggtcaaataaaaaataacaagatTCCACCTTTCAgggcctgtcctcctctcctcgcctcccgCTCTCCAGTCTCACTCAGATCTGCGTCAAACCAGCCGCAGAATCGATTATCCTGGTTCCAGTTGCTCTCTCCGTGACGGATCAACACCAGCTTGTAGGCGGCCATAAGTGATATTTTCCTTTGCGTTGATTAAGCTCCGAAAATAAGGAATAAACGGAAATGTTCGAATTGAAAAGACAGCAACAGAATGGGTGGACATGGACAGCTATCTTTGACGCTAGAAGATACGAGTGATGCGATTGGTTATTTTTCTCGCTCTTTGTTTTACAGCAGTCTAATAGGATCCCCCTGCGGTACTTCCTGCATATTCCTAGACCAATGAAACAGGGgaccatttgcacatcgttacaacactatatatatatatatatatatatatatatacataatatgacatttgtaatgtctttattatttttgaACTTCTgcgagtgtaatgtttactgttcatttttattgtttcacgtttgtatattatctacctcacttgttttggcaatgttaacatctgtttcccatgccaataaagtcccaTCACCTCCAATAGGAGTTATTTTACACTAGTTCGGGTTGAACTGCGCAAAAGCCACTCACGTCATCGGCTAAAGCGAAAGGGAGGAGCGCCCTTCTGCGTCGCTTGGTAATTTGTCAACAAGCAGCATGATGCATCGCCCAGAAGCATACAGCATCACGTTTCCAAAAAATAAATGTTCTAATTTTCTATTTTTCATTGTGACGGCAGGTAAAGCATTTTTATCAAAAGCAAATAACTTTTTATTGAAAACACAGAACTCTACTAATTAGCCAACGACACATGATTAATTGCGTCATTTTTGTTTTGAACCGGGGCACCTAGTTTATGCCCGGGGGGCAGCCCGATTCCAAATCGAATGCAAAACACGCTTTTACGGGCGCCCGGCCGAGATTATTCGAACCCCCCGAGGTGCTTTATTGCTatcataaactggttaccaatttATACCataggtatgacaaaacatttattttcactGCTCTAATtaggttggtaaccagtttataatagctgGTTACAAACTTATAGAAATTACT encodes:
- the LOC135523489 gene encoding phosphoglycerate mutase 1-like; this translates as MAAYKLVLIRHGESNWNQDNRFCGWFDADLSETGEREARRGGQALKDAGYEFDVCYTSVLKRAIRTLWLCLDSIDQMWLPVHRTWRLNERHYGGLTGLNKSETAAKHGEAQVKIWRRSFDIPPPTMDPDHDFYTVISKDRRYGDLSEEQLPSCESLKDTIARALPYWNNEIVPQIKQGKRVLIAAHGNSLRGIVKHLEGMSEEAIMELNLPTGIPILYELDKNLKPVKPMQFLGDEETVRKAMEAVAAQGKAKK